TATGATACTAGTCTTGATAAGGAAAATTGGGTAGTTTCTGTCAAATGATAAAAGCCTAAGTCCAACCATTTCAGGTATAGGCTGAGAAAATGGGATTTGGGCTAATTTACCAATTTTGCTCACGGACCGCACTTGGTCGAGATCCTTGAAACTTTTCTGCtccatcttcttttttttttttttgcccccgAACATagtaaaaagaattttaaacAGAACAAATACTACATCCTagtcatttgttttttttttttgtccaaagCAAGGATAGAGTTATTGAAAGCCTACAAATGTATGATCATCGATAATTGAAAGGTTCAAATAAGCAAAAATTCTTAAATGtgtctctcttcttcttcttctccttacTAAGCTACTGCCTAAATTGATGATGCATTAGTAGATTTCTTTATCGACACGCatttaatatttcaaaaacaaaaatcaacaaAAGCGGTTAAAATTGGGAAAGGTTTCATGCAGAATAACGgtttcattttttctcaattgaAGTAGAAAAGTGAAGAAAGAGTCGCAGCATTATGGGAAAACCAATTGGCAAAATAAAGAAAGGAAGAtaaagtaaaaaggaaaatgagaCTCATATAGTGGAGtactttttttctctctcaataGGATTAAATGACACAAAGAAGATATGAGATGAAGTAAAATCGAAGAAaatagggttattatcactttatccccttgAACTATATTACTACTATCAATTTACTACCTAATGTTATCTTTTAATCATTTTACCCCCCATAGGTAATCCAACTCAGCATATTAACAAAATTTGGACTAAAatatccttttattttatagtatTACTACATTGTTAATAtcactttatttctttaaattatagtgatacgatcattttattttctaacaTTAATTTTAGGCATTTTACGCATCATTGATCTAACCACTATGTTCAAAAACTTTTAAATGTATTTACCCCTtttaatatataattaaaaataaaaatttttgaaatggttattctttctttttttcactttaagagtttcaaaaacataaaaaataaaagggttttctcaGGTTTCTTTTTttacacttattaatactaggaaaagaaataGACATATGAAAAAAAGGAGtcagaaaattagattttacaaaaaaaaaagaaaataagaaagagTCTAACATTATCATGTTACTTTAATGTCGTCAGGATTAGAATTGGTATAGGTAGTCACCAGAAAACAaaagtaattttaaaataaccaaaatatcgaactctttcttatttgtatttaaaaaaaaaagaattgagatatctctctctctctacacCACAatgtgataataattttaagggctAAATATACGTTTTCACTTGAATTAACAAACTTCGTTGAATTTGACTATCAACCCTAGAGTAAAATGATTAAAAAGTAAAGTTAAGGGAGAAATTGATAGTGGTACCAAACGTTAaagggtaaagtgataataactcAAGAAAATACACAATGACTAATATATTGTCGTTTTTTCCCtaccaaaaatgaaaaaaattatttgttcaGTATATTTAAGTAATAATTTTATACTCAAAGTACGGTGCCCTAATCTGCTTTTAAGAAGGGGGAAAAAACAAGGGTAAGGGTTCATGAGAATCAACCTCGAGAAAACTACACATGCATGGGTGTTATTGGTTAATTGTTAAAGGGAAATGATATTCAGTTGGAGATTTGATTTTAGATATGAAGTAGTTGTAACTTGTATAAAATAGGAAGTTACGTGgagtttaaatatatttaatattttaccgTAAACATAAATTCTATAAGCTAGGAACATATCAACAATTTAATTATTTAGAGTTAAACGCAAAATGCACCCTTTCAACTATTTTGTGCTGGTAACCTGCCCcctattctattttttttttttatatatatacataaaagTTTAAGTGGGTACGACTCTTGTCGTACGGGTCAGGGCATACTTTCGGGAGACTTTCCtttttatacatatatataaaagttTGAGTGGATACGACTTTTATCGTACGGGTCAGGTATGCTTTCGGGCGACTTTTCttttcatatatatacataaaagTTTGAGTGGATTCAACTCTGTTTATGCGGATCGGGCATGCTTTCGGGAACTATAGATAGCTTACAGAGATTATGCTCTCTATTCAATTAATTGTAGCAATCCACGGCCTGACGGTGAACTGCAGCAATTAGTTtcaaaattccttttttttttgaattgtaaTTGATTGTAGCTGCCTCActtccatatttttttttttttttttttttttctggtagGATCTTTAGTTTAGCTATATTATTTGGCTGCTAAGTTTGTGGTTTACGTTTTTTGGTAGCttatatgcatatatattcCTACTATGAATGTTTTGATATCTGTTAGATTTTTGGAGCAATTTTGTTATGCAGCATCCTTTAATTAGAATGATTTTGGCCAAGACTGAATTGTTACTAGATTTCTTTGATTATAGGACGAATTTCTGATAACCATGCTTAAGCTGAATTATATTTGTTTCATTTGTTGACTGATTTTATCTGCCGGCATTCTTGCAGTTTATTCCAAGGTTATGTTTTTATTGCAGCGGTATatatgtgtttttatgtgttgttatttatgttggaagAAGAGCATGCAAGGAGGACAACAAAAAAATCCTGCATTGtagcagattttttttttttttggctgttgTTTTTGGATTCTATGCCATCTGTCCTGGTCATTCTTAATGGGTATTTTGTTAGGCTCACTTTCCTTCTAAGGACTTGTATGGTTCTTTTGTTAACATAGGACTCCAAGTGGTCAATTAACGAGCTTCGACAAAGTAATCTTGTTCTTAAAATGGTACTAAATGGAATTCTTTGTTATTCATTTTCTCATTCTTGATAACAGAGAGAAAAGTAGCAGAAAGTTTTGATCTTGATGGAATCAAGGGCAATACTTGCCACTGGCTTTGGACCGAGGAAGGTGAGACAGGATCACTCTTACtaacacaaaacaaaagaagtttCTTTCTTGTAACTATTTGCTAAAGGAACATATGTTTGCTGCTGGatccttttcttcctctcttcctTCTTAATAGTGTGCAAAGATAGGGCAGCCCCTCAAGGATCAGATTAGTCGGCTTCCAGATGAAATTCTTGTTTATATTCTGTCTTGCCTAACGCTAAAAGAAGCTGCCAGAACAAGTGTTCTTTCAAAGCGTTGGATAGATCTATGGAGGTCCATGGCTTGCCTTGATTTTGATGCTTCAAAAGTGCTAAAGAAGATGTTCTCAATATCCAGCTGGGGAAGGTATGCGGACTTTGTTAGAAAGGAAAGGTGTAAGTATGTTGAATGGGTTGACAAGGTGCTGCTTCAATCAGACAAGTCCTTGGCATTAGATGATTTGAGAGTTGCTTTTTGTTTGGACAATTTTTATGGAGACAAGATTCATAAATGGCTTCAGCATGCATTTGCAAGGAGAGTGCAAAGGCTAGAATTGAACCTGTTTGCAGATGATGACCCGCCTTCTTCTCAAGAATCATATACTTTTCATTATGAACTTTTTTGCCTTAGCAGTGGTCAATCTCAACCTGGTTACTCTGAAATCCATCATCATGCACAGATTGGCTTCAAGTCCCTTAGAGCATTGAGTTTGAAAAGTCTGAATGTAACTGGGGAGGTACTGGAATTCTTCTTGATCAATTGTCCATTTCTTGAGCGCCTGGTAGTGGAGGCCTCTTCAGTTTTGATCAACCTTCGAGTTTGTGGTCCATCTATTGCCTTGAAATATCTGGAGGTATGCTGCTGTTTGATGTTGCAATCCATTATTGTCAGCGACACAAATTTAGTCTCCCTTAAAACTACCGAAGCACACCATCTTGTACTTCAGAACGTCCCCATGCTTGTGAATGTATGGGTTTCTGGGAATTCCCGTAACTTGGTCAGGGATGTTACTTCTTGGCTTTCTTGCTGCTTGTCAAAACTAGAGGTTCTTACTTTACGTGCCAACAAGTTTCAAGTTTCACAGGTTTTTTCTAGTTATTTAATGGAACTCTTTGAAGAGATTCCTTTCCAACTATTGTTTATAATCACTGCCAACTGCTTGCCTTACTGGTTTGATTTTGCTTTCTTCTTGTCTGATCATCCTAGGAAAAAGGAATTGTTCATGAGCTTCCTCAACTTACTAATCTGAAGGAGTTCGTCTTAATAGCTTCTGCATCAAAAGATcacagtttgattggatttacTTCTTTGATCAGGGCTTCGCCCAACTTGGAGAAGTTTGTGCTGAAGGTAGCATAATGCTGTACTAATCTCAGGCATTGCTTTCTTTTATTGTCTCGATTTGTTTTCTTGAGCCTTGCTTTAGTTATTCTTGTATTTCACCGTGGCATTTGCTGTATGCCATGCCATTGAGCATTATACTCTGGGACTTGAACATCCTTATGATCATGAACTTTTAAATGCAGTTTAGGATCCCAATCAATTCTTGAAAGCGAGAAAGCAATGATTATACTAATATTCTTGGTATCAGACATGCTGTTTCTGTTGCCGCTcctattcttttctttctttttctaatttgtGTTGGGTACTCTTAGCAGATTTTCCCCCGTTCTTTTTGATCTGCAATATTTTAGTTATTGACAGCTTAATCTGTTTGCAGCTGGAATCGTGGTGGGATGATATGGTCAGGCGAGAtagaaagttgaagaaagcTGCTAGCTTTCCGCTCCAACATCTGAAAGTGGTTGAGTTGCTTGGATACTATGGTCGCAGAagtgaacttgaacttgttgaATACTTCCTCGAAAACGCTATTGTCCTCGAGAAACTTATAATTGACCCTCGTGATCCTCGTAATGTCACTTGGCCCAAAACGCGCAAGGAAAGAAAGCAGGAAAAGAAGCAGGAAAAGTTAGCTAGAATTTGTGCCAAGCAACAGATCGAGGGATTAATACCTTCACATATTGAATTTTCGATTCTATAGTTGCAAACAGCAAATGCAGCTAAATTTAGGTTCATGTACAATTAGTTTTAGCGATTGCTTTTAAGTTATCTTATTTATATCTGTGTTCCTTAAAATGTTCAGTAGACTacaatatcttttttttttttttttttttttgtgaggaGGTTAATCAAGTGGTTTTGGTCATCTGTAAGACATTCCTTGTTGGCTTAAATTTTACCAATACAATATGAAGGTGGTGATAAAGTTACGAACAGTACTGGTTCGGTTGTAGTGTTATTTGTGTGAACTTTAGGAGTGTTGTGGTCTTTTGATATTGGGTGGGAGTGGTGTTGCTGGAAATTCATGATTCCCCATGTTTTGTCCTCGGACAGCAGCAAGTTTAGGACGATGATGAACCACTGCTCCAAAGCTCTGCAAATCTCCATTACCTTTTCTGCcagcttttctttttccccttatTATCTCCTATTTAATTGTCCTCTCCACTGCTTCTTTCTCCATAATTTTATCTTGAAATCTACAGCAATCCGCAGAAcctctctcaattttccttgCACGCACAACAAAATGGTAAGCACCTTTTCCTATTAATCCCATCTCACTAATTCCATTTTCGGAGTGTTTTgtccttttaaaaaaaaaaaaaagtgttctgAGTTTTATCATTGCTTGGGTTTTcaattttcatgtgaattggtgaattttttctTGAGTTGGAGTTTGACTACACTTAATCTCATTAATTATAGGAAGTGGAGAAGTGGACGATGAGGAGGAGAGCTCCTTCCCTCGACATTagaggaagatttgtagttgcATGACGTCAGACGCTTAAACTTTCCAAAGGTACCTAATTATGTCCTTAGTGGCTTAATTTCCAACTTTTCTTACTAGAATGTGAATTTTTTGTCATTATAGAATTCAAGTGTGTTCGCTTAAACTCAATACATATGCTTAAACGAATTGTTGAAAGAGGTGAACCCTCCATTAACTTTGCATAGATACCAAATGATGTCCTCAATTGCTTGATTTCCAGCTTTTCTTGATACAATAATGCTAATTTTCCCTCCATTTAAGAATTCTTCAAGTCTATTTCCTTACACTTAGTACATAGGCTTATACGAGCTGCCAAGATAGGTGAAATCTCCATTAACTTTCCATAGATACCAAATTATGTTCTCAAATGTTTAATTTGTAGCTTTTCTGTCTAGAATGTCCCCTCCACATTTAATCTTATAGCTTGACTTGGCATGTTACCAAGTATTGCCTCTTTTAGTATGACTTTCATATTCTGTTTACTTTGATCTTCTCCTTTTAGGTTTCTATTTTGATCACTTCATGAGTCACAACTTGCATTTTTCCATAACCTTAATCTACCTATTACTCAATTTATTTGTCCGAGTTAAACTATTTACAGATAACATACTCCCTATATGATTGGAATACTCTATTTACAGAACAAACTTTTCAATAGACAGTTAGTTCATAGTGCCCTTATTTCACATGTTTCTAAACCATTGCCTCTTTTAGTTTGACCTTCTAATTCTATTTTAATAACTTGATGACAACTTGCATTATTTGATAAATCTAATCTGTCTCTCATTAAATTCATTTGTTATAGtgccttcattttattttcaatttcattcaggTGCACATAACATCCTTCACTATATGTATAAATTACTGTCTGGAAACCACCTGGACTTGTTGCTTATTTTTTAGTAGATTATTAACTCATAATGCCTCTATAAGGTGGAAGATATATATGAGGTTACGTAGACTATTCAATAAGTTTAGCTTATCAGCTTAGACACTTAACGGTTAACCTGCAAAGATCCGGGTAAACTGGTGGAGTTACCTTAGATCCGGGTGTGTGTGTTTCTTTCTGTTGTTGTAGTCAAGCAAAAACAGGCGAGAGGAGTGTTAGTGTGTGGTGGGTTCTTCGTTAAGGCCCTTAAGCCTCCCTCGTTCCCTTGCCCCATAAAAAGCTTGTCCCACATCGCTTTGAGAGGTGTGCGTGTGTTTGGATTTAAGGTCCGTGAGTTTACCCAGAAGTCAGCAATTGCCTTTTGGGTAAACTGGTGGAGTTACCTTAGATCcgggtgtgtgtgtgtttctttctcttgttgTAGGTTAACCTGCAAAGATGAtttacaaaaaaagaaaaaaaactccaATAATTTCAAGTTCCCAACTGCAATCGAGTGGAGGAAACACTTGAGCAATTGTTTTTCATTATGTACACAATAATAAGACCTTTACAAATTCAAACGTAACTTAGCTGTAAAAGAGTGGCCAGCAAAAGACTAGAAACAACCATAACATAGCAGGTGAAAGGTTACAAGCAGTTCAACTTGCAAGACCACTCCTACTTTTTGAGGCTTTTACAAGATCAAAGAACATAATCCAAATAGGATCCACAAGGCAAAGTTGGAAGTTCACTTTTCCAAATTTCTCTATTTCCCTTGGTCTAATCAAACATACAGTCAATTACTTTCTTGGACGTTTCATTTTGAGAAGATGAGAAACTCCTGCCACCACATGCAGCCGACTGCTTGGGACACCTGTTTTTGCAAGTGCCCTCCCATCTTTATCCAGTAGGACAAAGCAAGGCACATACTTTATGTCATAATAGAGGAGCTGCAGGAAAAAGATACCAACATCTTAATTAAGACCATTCGAAAAAATGCTGACATGAGAACAAACGCATGAAAGCTCAAGTGATTAAGAGGAAAATCAGACTTTTTTTGGCTTGATCAAGTTAAAGATCTGATGCAACTAAGGTAAACAAAAATTGCACAGAGAAATTCCCCAATCAAATGCATCATAAATGCCCCAAAAAGGTGAGGTCACTACATTGTCATTTTGCTCTTTTAGCTCAAGAAACAACGAAAAGCTTCCATTAAATTGCgaacaaaaatggaaattaacaAACAAAAATCTCCTCTTCAAGTTGTTACATACACGTTAAACTCTTCTTGACCCAGCAATtcacgaaaaataaaatcatgATAACAAGGATGGGGTTGTGACTTGTGAGTACCTCAGGTAACCATTTATCATTCTCTGCATCAGCCATCACAATGTTAAGCCAATCAGAGTTCCTATTCTCGACTTCCCGgacaaaattaagtaaagaacTGCAAAGCCTGCATTTGGGCGAGTAGAATTCGATGACAGTTGCCTCCTTTCCAGCAGCCAGGGCAGCTGCTAGCGCTCTCTGCTCAGCCTCCCCTTGCTCTTGCCACGTCAAAATCTTCTTCTTTCTAATACCCTTTTCTTTGATTCCAGCCTGTAACTGGACTGGGATCTTAAGCAACTGATTTGGAGATTGTGATATGTTTTTGACGAAATCAAATGCCATGAAGCCAAGGTTATGAAAAGATTTAAATAGCCAAGGGGTATCGAACTGGCAGCCAGTGGAACTTTTCGGGCTCTGATGAGAGGTTATATCCCCTGGCCAGTTCCAGCAAAATATATGGTGCTTGGGATTAGAACCCATCTTTATTCTTCAAAATGCAATCTTTTACGCTCTAACAGCCTCATCAATAAGT
This portion of the Coffea eugenioides isolate CCC68of chromosome 11, Ceug_1.0, whole genome shotgun sequence genome encodes:
- the LOC113753015 gene encoding F-box/LRR-repeat protein At3g26922-like isoform X2, translating into MESRAILATGFGPRKCAKIGQPLKDQISRLPDEILVYILSCLTLKEAARTSVLSKRWIDLWRSMACLDFDASKVLKKMFSISSWGRYADFVRKERCKYVEWVDKVLLQSDKSLALDDLRVAFCLDNFYGDKIHKWLQHAFARRVQRLELNLFADDDPPSSQESYTFHYELFCLSSGQSQPGYSEIHHHAQIGFKSLRALSLKSLNVTGEVLEFFLINCPFLERLVVEASSVLINLRVCGPSIALKYLEVCCCLMLQSIIVSDTNLVSLKTTEAHHLVLQNVPMLVNVWVSGNSRNLVRDVTSWLSCCLSKLEEKGIVHELPQLTNLKEFVLIASASKDHSLIGFTSLIRASPNLEKFVLKLESWWDDMVRRDRKLKKAASFPLQHLKVVELLGYYGRRSELELVEYFLENAIVLEKLIIDPRDPRNVTWPKTRKERKQEKKQEKLARICAKQQIEGLIPSHIEFSIL
- the LOC113753015 gene encoding F-box/LRR-repeat protein At3g26922-like isoform X1, which gives rise to MESRAILATGFGPRKCAKIGQPLKDQISRLPDEILVYILSCLTLKEAARTSVLSKRWIDLWRSMACLDFDASKVLKKMFSISSWGRYADFVRKERCKYVEWVDKVLLQSDKSLALDDLRVAFCLDNFYGDKIHKWLQHAFARRVQRLELNLFADDDPPSSQESYTFHYELFCLSSGQSQPGYSEIHHHAQIGFKSLRALSLKSLNVTGEVLEFFLINCPFLERLVVEASSVLINLRVCGPSIALKYLEVCCCLMLQSIIVSDTNLVSLKTTEAHHLVLQNVPMLVNVWVSGNSRNLVRDVTSWLSCCLSKLEVLTLRANKFQVSQEKGIVHELPQLTNLKEFVLIASASKDHSLIGFTSLIRASPNLEKFVLKLESWWDDMVRRDRKLKKAASFPLQHLKVVELLGYYGRRSELELVEYFLENAIVLEKLIIDPRDPRNVTWPKTRKERKQEKKQEKLARICAKQQIEGLIPSHIEFSIL
- the LOC113753015 gene encoding F-box/LRR-repeat protein At3g58940-like isoform X3: MESRAILATGFGPRKCAKIGQPLKDQISRLPDEILVYILSCLTLKEAARTSVLSKRWIDLWRSMACLDFDASKVLKKMFSISSWGRYADFVRKERCKYVEWVDKVLLQSDKSLALDDLRVAFCLDNFYGDKIHKWLQHAFARRVQRLELNLFADDDPPSSQESYTFHYELFCLSSGQSQPGYSEIHHHAQIGFKSLRALSLKSLNVTGEVLEFFLINCPFLERLVVEASSVLINLRVCGPSIALKYLENVPMLVNVWVSGNSRNLVRDVTSWLSCCLSKLEVLTLRANKFQVSQEKGIVHELPQLTNLKEFVLIASASKDHSLIGFTSLIRASPNLEKFVLKLESWWDDMVRRDRKLKKAASFPLQHLKVVELLGYYGRRSELELVEYFLENAIVLEKLIIDPRDPRNVTWPKTRKERKQEKKQEKLARICAKQQIEGLIPSHIEFSIL
- the LOC113753015 gene encoding F-box/LRR-repeat protein At3g58900-like isoform X4 translates to MESRAILATGFGPRKCAKIGQPLKDQISRLPDEILVYILSCLTLKEAARTSVLSKRWIDLWRSMACLDFDASKVLKKMFSISSWGRYADFVRKERCKYVEWVDKVLLQSDKSLALDDLRVAFCLDNFYGDKIHKWLQHAFARRVQRLELNLFADDDPPSSQESYTFHYELFCLSSGQSQPGYSEIHHHAQIGFKSLRALSLKSLNVTGEVLEFFLINCPFLERLVVEASSVLINLRVCGPSIALKYLEEKGIVHELPQLTNLKEFVLIASASKDHSLIGFTSLIRASPNLEKFVLKLESWWDDMVRRDRKLKKAASFPLQHLKVVELLGYYGRRSELELVEYFLENAIVLEKLIIDPRDPRNVTWPKTRKERKQEKKQEKLARICAKQQIEGLIPSHIEFSIL
- the LOC113753469 gene encoding uncharacterized protein LOC113753469, translated to MGSNPKHHIFCWNWPGDITSHQSPKSSTGCQFDTPWLFKSFHNLGFMAFDFVKNISQSPNQLLKIPVQLQAGIKEKGIRKKKILTWQEQGEAEQRALAAALAAGKEATVIEFYSPKCRLCSSLLNFVREVENRNSDWLNIVMADAENDKWLPELLYYDIKYVPCFVLLDKDGRALAKTGVPSSRLHVVAGVSHLLKMKRPRK